CACAACGGTTGCTGTAACCAAATATCTGTCAAGTTGATCAAACTAGCCTAATTTTAGATCAATGTAGCAAACTATGGTTAAGTGTGGCTGGCAATCAAACATCCCTGGAGTATTTATGGTACAAATTAGATGAGTGAAAAATAAAGTTATCATGGGATGGAGAGAATTTGTCTagaagaagtaaaaaaaaaatagacacAACTTGGCCGCTTGAGTGTTGAGATCATGGTTCTTGTCTTTCTGTGTGCCATATTGCCTTGTTGGCAGTGATTGCTTCTTGAAATCATTTCATTTGTAAAGTATGACACGCTAAGATTTTATGCGTTTACAGGAAAGAGATAAATTAACAGAAGTCAATGGAAATATTTGGTTGAATCAAGAAAATAAATAGACTCAACCACGGTTAGTGACCTGGCCATGCTATTGAGTACGGACTTGAACAATGACATAAGTAGTCGTGCAAGGTATTGACATAAACAATGATATAAGGAATCCAGCGGGCATGTGATGACCGCAGACTTTCAGTTACTGTTTATAGGTCATGTAGTccctccgaaaaaaaaaaaagaaagaaaacacaacctaagtaccaagatactccctctgttttatttatatctatctagattcattaacatcaatatgaatataggaaatgctagaatgacttacattgtgaaacgaaggaagtatcatacattctagtacaacgaatatggaatagtatatatactccctccgtaaaaaaaaagaaaacacaatCTAAGTACTGAGATGTGatacattctagtacaacgaatacGGACATAgtgtatatgtctagatttaggttgtttttttttaacggagggaatactcatcatattatatgattttttaGCTAAGGACGCAGTATTAAATTCATTGACATTGAGAGTGTGCTCCGGATGccactatatataaatatataaatagacAGAGGGAGGGACAGGGAGAGAGAATGGGTATCTCAAATGCTCTGCAATGGTGGGAGGAGTGGCAGCTCCGGGTTCTTCTCTTGGGCAGCCTCGCTTTCCAGTACTTCCTTTTCATTACAGCCTCCCGGCATAAGTTTCCTATCCGATCCTACCTCAGATCCTTTATCTGGTTTGTATACCTCGGTAGCGATGCCCTAGCAATATATGCCCTTGCAACCCTATTTAACCGTCACAAGAAACAGGATGTTGGTCACACACACAACAACGATGTCTTAGAGATTCTTTGGGCTCCTATCCTACTGATTCACCTTGGTGGACAGGATAGCATAACTGCCTACAATATTGAAGACAATGAGCTGTGGATGCGACATGTTCTCACGGCACTGTCCCAGATCACCGTAGCCATCTATGTCTTTTGCAAATCATGGCCAGGAGGGGACAGGAGATTGTTGCAGTCGGCAATCTTGCTCTTCGTGCCTGGGATTCTCAAATGCTTGGAGAAGCCCTGGGCTCTCAATAGAGCTAGCATCAATAGCCTGGTGAGTTTTGACGAGAAAGTCCGTAGGACGATTAACAGGCAAGGCAAGCAGATTGATTCGATCGAAGATTTTGTGCGAAGTGCAAGGGGATTTTTTTGTGGAAATGATCATCTGGAGAAACCAAGTAGATCAGCGGACTTTACACCTGATGAGTTATTTGTAGACCTTGCATCTCCTTGTACTGATAATCGCGTAAGAAAACTAATGTCATTCTCAGCACTTTGTGGAGACGAAGCATATTATTTGTTACAGAACAACCTGTCCGACACCTTTGATCTACTCTATACAAAAGAAAAGATGTCCCTTAAAACTCCCCCTACCGAAGAACTTGAGACTGGCCTTCATCATTTTGTTGAATTATACAAACAGTTGAATTATACCCTATTTAGCTCTCTCAGTGAATTTTTTGGTACTGTAATACGTGAATTAGCAATGTTTCTACCATTTACGGCCATCGGCCTATTTCACCAGAGTAACAGAAAATCTTATAATGATAAAGATGTCAAGGTTACTTATGCATTGCTCTGCTGTACTGCTGTCATAGAGTTTTACAACCCTTTTGTAAAGGTATTCACAAGTGTGACACTAAACCAACGATCAAGCTCAGTTTCCAAGCTCAGTCAAAGGCCAAGGCAACGCTACCTTTACCAACATCAAGATGACATGGTTTCCCAATACAACCTATTAGGATACTTTGTTCGCAACAAAAAACATTCTACGATAATGAACTTTGTGGGATTCTTTGGGTGCAGAAACTATCTTGACCGACGTTGGCGAATGAAGTCCTGCTTTTCATCGCGCAGCATTACAAACGTAGTTCTTGGGCATGTGAAGCGTTGGTGGAAGGATCACATAACTGATGTTTTCACCTACAGGATGTTCAATGATATTAGGGGTCAATGGAGTCTCAAAGTTGAGGGTTGCTTTCAGGGATTAGGCTGGAGCTTAGAGGGAGCTTTCGATGAGAGTGTCCTTCTCTGGCATCTCGCCACGGATTTGTGCTTCTACCATATCAGTCCATCTCATGGCCGTGAACATGCCACAACAATGTGCATAGAGCGATCCTCTGGCCTCAATAATCGGTGCCCTACTTGGTGCGAAAAATCTATTCACCATAAAAATGCTGTTCAGTGCCGAGAAATGTCGAATTACATGACGTACCTACTGTTTGTCAATCCTGAGATGTTGATGCCAGGCACAAGGCGAAACCTATTCACAGACGCCTACAACGAACTGAAGGGTGTCGTCAAGGAAAAGAATCCACCACTGGATGAAAGAGAACTTGCAGAGAGAATAATCGCCGAGGTGCAGCAACAACTCGAGGAGATAACTGGGGAAGATAAGTCACCATCCAGTAAAAGAGGGCTCATTGAAGATGCTTGGTCCATTGCTGAAGAGCTCCTGAAGTTAGAAGATGACGAGAAGATGTGGAGAGTGATTGAAGGCGTATGGGTGGAGATGCTTTGCTTTTCTGCTGCCAGATGCCGAGGGTACTTGCATGCTAAGGGCCTCGGTACAGGCGTGGAGTTCCTGAGCTATGTTTGGCTACTCTTGCATTACATGGGGATGGAGACCTTGGCAGAGAAGCTGGCAAGAGGAGACCTCCAAAACAGAGGACACTCAGGTAATTTGCGGACATTCCATGTTAGAGAGTCCTCTGGTGAAGAGCAGGTTGCTGGACCATCGACTTCTTATGCTAACGGAGACAACGGTGATCAACATGTTGTTGCTCCATTCTCTGAGGATGGCTTTACCTTGGCTGGGGATGAAAATGTGTGACGTGATACTTACAAGATCACTTAGTTCCTGTttgttgctctttttttttttgttttgctccTGCATGTGTGTTTCAGCTTTTCTTGCGATTTAATATTACCAGTGTCATGCAACTGATTTTTCATGTGAATGCTTACTAATTACACTACCACAATGTTAAGTCTTAATGCCAGTATGTTTTTCTTCTTAAAGTTGTATGAGCGTTTTTTAAGGGAGAGAAGcttgtgcgcgcgcgcgcatatCTTCTAATAGTACTAGCCTACTAGGTGAATctccgcgctttgctgcggaaattactaagtaaattttaatattttttaatatttgagctaaaactaaaaatgatattagttattaacaaaTAAAACTGGTTTGTCAAACTATATGTTAGGagagaaataaatttagtaGTATGTATGTGATTGTAGATAAAATATGATATCCCACGCTTTGattatatggatgaatatatgttaattattataaaaatgatggatgtatatatgttaaaaatattgtgaaaaaaaatatgaagcaagatgattggatgttgatttatagaattcaatgaattatagatgatgtttCATGCTTACATAAGTTTTGTATGTAATTATTACTAATGGATGATGAGGTGGTATGTTTGCATGTAGAGCTATAGtattagtgggttataactttatagtaataAATGATATGATTTATGATGAATCATTGATCTTAAAATGCTCTATTCTAAGGTGAGTCATAGCGTACATCTGAAAAAGAGTGTGGCCATGGTATGCAAATCAACGTgtgtttgattattattctatgataaacaattggcatatgagattattggtttagatatttggagattattggcgaTGTGGTTttagagatgattggattttacAAGTGATGAACAGGGACTGCTGGTTAtttggaccggtcagaccgggcaggtgCTGCCGGTCAATCCGGAGCTATGTGAGCGGTCAGACTGGCTagcccacggtctgaccggccgactctgtgtcggtttagGTTTCGGGTTGATTTGTTCGATATCCGTGGATAATTCGTGTTTATGACTTCGAGATgaatactatgcgtatgtaatactgttgtttgctaacaatgagacAAGTTAGTGAGAACTTATGCTcggatatggtttcttggttgatGCTTGTGTAGGTGGTcttgatgtctcgggagagcgttgccggtgatggatcgggagtcaacttgggagaagATGACATCCGAACAATCtggatatcatgcgggatgcttaggctaaagatcaatgcaagtggttggtgaagattccatatggtataagatggagatattgtgtgcatatgggatgaggagtcgaatttggagAGAGTCCAAGTTTAGtacaattggagtttgtaaaatTTGTTTCTTGTATGGGAAGGTTTCCTAggggattaggacttcttgtacAAGTTTACTTCGTAGCTTTAGGCTGTCTACtagggtataaatagagagggagggtgtggcctcctggtatcgctttagagagagTTGAGCCAAGAGAAAAGTTAgcgtttcgagtttagtcaaaattttcGTGACGAGTGATGTTGTTGCCCTTTGTAAACACatagagaagtaataaagtttcaATCTACTTTGAGAGATCTTCTATTTGTGTTTTCTCGGGTTCAGCACTCCAAGCGGTGGGACACTAGTGGTTAGACCGACGGCATTGCAACGGTTAGACCGGCGGGGAcacggcggttagaccggtggCGGTGACAGGTttcggcggttagaccggagaaactacctcggtcagaccggagatttCTAGACGATCAGATGGGTGCATATACTCTGGTTAGACCGCATGTCATCAaaattgagggtaacttttaattccgttaaaaattttggttttttagT
The window above is part of the Oryza sativa Japonica Group chromosome 7, ASM3414082v1 genome. Proteins encoded here:
- the LOC107277886 gene encoding uncharacterized protein, giving the protein MGISNALQWWEEWQLRVLLLGSLAFQYFLFITASRHKFPIRSYLRSFIWFVYLGSDALAIYALATLFNRHKKQDVGHTHNNDVLEILWAPILLIHLGGQDSITAYNIEDNELWMRHVLTALSQITVAIYVFCKSWPGGDRRLLQSAILLFVPGILKCLEKPWALNRASINSLVSFDEKVRRTINRQGKQIDSIEDFVRSARGFFCGNDHLEKPSRSADFTPDELFVDLASPCTDNRGLGWSLEGAFDESVLLWHLATDLCFYHISPWCEKSIHHKNAVQCREMSNYMTYLLFVNPEMLMPGTRRNLFTDAYNELKGVVKEKNPPLDERELAERIIAEVQQQLEEITGEDKSPSSKRGLIEDAWSIAEELLKLEDDEKMWRVIEGVWVEMLCFSAARCRGYLHAKGLGTGVEFLSYVWLLLHYMGMETLAEKLARGDLQNRGHSGNLRTFHVRESSGEEQVAGPSTSYANGDNGDQHVVAPFSEDGFTLAGDENV